GGATAGTTCTGATAGAGGGTAAATTCTTTCGGGAATTCAATTCCTGCTCCTGTGCCTAATCTTACAATAGCATAGCTTTTATTATCAAGAATGATTGGCTCTTTTACAAAAGCATCTTTCATTTCATTATACACAAAAGCAGGGATGCTTCTTTTTCCACCTTTACCATAAGTTGCTATTTGAAAAGTTAGTTCATTAAAGTCTTTATTTCCTGTAGAATCTTCTTCTATGTATGCGGGGATAAATACTGGATACCCTTCCACTACACTGGCTCCAACGCATTCATCTCCAAGGAACACACCTATCTCATCTATACCGGTAACAGCTTCCGTACTATCAACAAATATCGGCATATAGTCTGAGTTTTCCTGATAACCAAATACTACTGTTTCTGGTTTCTCGTAAGGTTCAGCAGGTGCTAAAGGAAGCCCCCAGGTAAAACTGCAATCCTCTGATACACCCACTACATAAGATTTTCCATAGTCAACAGTAGGACAAACAGCCGGTGGTTGAGCTTGTTGTTGTTTATCAAATAGAATAGTCCAATTTTGTGCCTTAATATAAGTAAGCTTATCCCATACCTGTGAAAAAGCATCCTGAGGTTTCATACTATGCTCAATAAAATAGCCAATCCAATTTCCATATTCTGCCTCTGCTTCCATTGTTATTACTGCATCAGGGTCTTCAAGAAAACCTGAAATTGGCAAAGTGTCAGGTGCATTCATCTCTATCTTATAACCATCTACACTCCGAAAATCTCCTATTTCATTTTCCCATGCCATACTATCAGGGTTCCAATAAATCCTTACGAATTGGTTAACTTCATTTAGCCCGATAACTTCTTCCATATTATCCAGTATTGGATCCAGTATTTCTAAGGCATCCACATTTCCTATTGTTACTGTATCCCGAACAGGAAATGAGAACCAGTTCCAGTCTTCATAGAGGGTTCTGTAATCATAATTGTGGGTTGTTGCAGGGATAGCGCCCATATCAGGTAGGGTATTATCTTCATCCCATTCGGTCTCTGGGTCCCCTGTGTCTATACAGGCACTGCGGACAGAATCATTCCAGGTTAATGAGTAGTCGCCACTGGCAGTATCTGCAAAGCATGGGTTATCAGATATGTTGCCATCACCATCCCATCCTACTTGAATATCTGAATAAGTTACTGTAACAGAACTGTATGTATCTAAATAAATTTCTTGAGGAGTATTGTTCCATAAGATACAATTAACTAAATTTGGACTGGATTCACAAATATTTATTCCTCCACCAGAATCGTTCGCAATATTATTACTGATGGTCACATTATTTAAACTCGGACTTGAACCACTACAGTAAATCCCAGCACCAGAACTAGCAGTATTTCCAATAATGATAAGATTGTTTAAACTTGGATTCGAACTACTGCAGTAGAGACCTCCACCTCTTTCAGCATATCCATTAGTAATGGTAAATCCACACAAAATAGCTGTGGTATCTTCTCCAAGAGAAAATCTTATAACACTACCATCTTGATTGCCATTAATTATAGTTGAGTCAATGTAGGAATAATCTTGAGTTGTAAGGAACAGACTGGTAAGTGTAATATTTTTCCCATTAAAATTTACATTTTCGTAATAAGTTCCAGGATAAACCAAAATTGTATCACCGTCAACACAAAAACTATTATTTATCGCATCCTGTATACCAGGATATTCACCAGGAACTTCTTTAACATAATCATGGGGTTCAAGTTCAAAAAGTATCGTCATATCCTCTTCAACCACAACCACTGTATCAAGTACTTCATAGTCCTGTGCTTTTATAACAAATAAGTAAGTATAGCTTAAAAGCTCTATAGTGAAAGTGCCATTTGGGTTAGACTCAAGACTGTCTATTAAATCGTGATTATCGTTTGTGTATATTTTAACATTTGCGATACTTGGTTCGCCATTTTCAAAGAGAATAATGCCAGTCACGGTATGAGTGTCTGCAGGTTCAATTTCTATATCAATTATATTTTCACCATATTCTACAAAATAAGGCTCTTCATAAGGCTCATAACCATATTTTTCTACTATAAAGTTATATTCTCCTACTAATATTGATATATTGGATTCATATTGACCGATATCTTGGCCATCATCATTTGTAATAACGATAATCACTGGATCCCATTCCGTAGTGAATACTTTAACCCGGGCATCTCCCACTCCAACGCTGTTTGTATCAGTCACTATTCCTGACACAGTGCCATAAGCTTCTATAATAGGAAATTCTGCTGAGTAGATATTGTAATTTGTTTTAGTAATCATTCCAGTTACTTTGCCCAGCTCTTCCGGAATAATTTCCATACTATCTTCTGTTGTGCTTTGCCAATCATTTTTATTCACCTTTGCCCAAAGCATACAACCCTCTTCTTCAACAGTATAATGTAAGATGCCAGAAAGGTTCATTGCAAATGTATCACTTAAACCGAACTCAGTTGTTACTGTTAAATCAGGATTTGTCAGGTCCAAACCATTTATAACAGATATAGCCTCATCAAAAAGGTAATATGCCTCTCCAGGTTTCCAACCTCTGATTCTGACAAATTTATCTCCGCCATATTCTGCACCAAAATTAAGAACACAAATGCCGTTTTCATCAGTTATTCCCAATGTGTCACCAAATACTCCGGGACCATATGCTTCTACATTAACATCAGGAAGCGGGGTTCCTCTAA
This genomic interval from Candidatus Cloacimonadota bacterium contains the following:
- a CDS encoding C25 family cysteine peptidase → MKKIINILIFTLILTSVSFAGMITRTYYFDEPLLTPDSIYTRIEITDGVVVGTPGYPALPYRGISLLIPQNENITNVLIEKGNEIDLGEHIVYPIQRSVPISDTSGYEFTEPDPDIYGSSEPFPAKQNTDFSTHYLAGYSIGFLSITPFTYIPVTGELSYFEEITVIVETEYSDAAATAADKFLCENPEIEKRLKILVENYDDKDAFYNITKERPDRAYDYIIVTSEEYADDFQPLADFHEQRGYQTKITLIRDILSSYSGVDDADRLRNYFKDEYAQNPFQFVLLGGDTDIMPYRGLYGNVWGVWVDYNIPSDMYFACLDSTDAPGGGPDWNNDNDDMWGEPNEADLLAEFYIGRICVNNSTEISNFINKTVTYLEIPVAYKLQSALLIGENLYWEVFAGDYMDELIGECDSSDYTTIGIPIYWDITKLYFKIEPWGPEHLFSLLSNGPNLVNHLGHGYVNKCLGIYNTDLIPSNITNNGTRHNFFNGYSQACYSGSFDNRTSNMNYVDDCFVEKITTMETAASTFIANSRYGWGQPGGTNGPSQVFHRKYIDAIFGNGIYGVCAANQYSKEHSISFIDTSYAHRWCCYELNVFGDPALELWTDFPDTISAIYNDVLFIGQESFEIPWTNCDTGRVALHFNNEIIAKGDLAGCSAELNIFNPPDDTGTATLSIWSHNYYFYEDEIPVIHFTYAVIEPESIPINEQTEVTVTVFQDVRGTPLPDVNVEAYGPGVFGDTLGITDENGICVLNFGAEYGGDKFVRIRGWKPGEAYYLFDEAISVINGLDLTNPDLTVTTEFGLSDTFAMNLSGILHYTVEEEGCMLWAKVNKNDWQSTTEDSMEIIPEELGKVTGMITKTNYNIYSAEFPIIEAYGTVSGIVTDTNSVGVGDARVKVFTTEWDPVIIVITNDDGQDIGQYESNISILVGEYNFIVEKYGYEPYEEPYFVEYGENIIDIEIEPADTHTVTGIILFENGEPSIANVKIYTNDNHDLIDSLESNPNGTFTIELLSYTYLFVIKAQDYEVLDTVVVVEEDMTILFELEPHDYVKEVPGEYPGIQDAINNSFCVDGDTILVYPGTYYENVNFNGKNITLTSLFLTTQDYSYIDSTIINGNQDGSVIRFSLGEDTTAILCGFTITNGYAERGGGLYCSSSNPSLNNLIIIGNTASSGAGIYCSGSSPSLNNVTISNNIANDSGGGINICESSPNLVNCILWNNTPQEIYLDTYSSVTVTYSDIQVGWDGDGNISDNPCFADTASGDYSLTWNDSVRSACIDTGDPETEWDEDNTLPDMGAIPATTHNYDYRTLYEDWNWFSFPVRDTVTIGNVDALEILDPILDNMEEVIGLNEVNQFVRIYWNPDSMAWENEIGDFRSVDGYKIEMNAPDTLPISGFLEDPDAVITMEAEAEYGNWIGYFIEHSMKPQDAFSQVWDKLTYIKAQNWTILFDKQQQAQPPAVCPTVDYGKSYVVGVSEDCSFTWGLPLAPAEPYEKPETVVFGYQENSDYMPIFVDSTEAVTGIDEIGVFLGDECVGASVVEGYPVFIPAYIEEDSTGNKDFNELTFQIATYGKGGKRSIPAFVYNEMKDAFVKEPIILDNKSYAIVRLGTGAGIEFPKEFTLYQNYP